One genomic region from Acidobacteriota bacterium encodes:
- a CDS encoding TrkH family potassium uptake protein, with translation MTHIAPLLHILGRFLVALAAVMGIPLGYALAIGDPPLPFAGAVAATAGAGLVLVFSTRRPRGDLTQREALLLVGMVWVATGLLGSLPFYLSPHFPSFTDAFFESTSGFTTTGATVLADVEVLSHSLQFWRCFSHWLGGMGIVVLGIAVLPLVGIGGMPLYRAEFSGAKSEKIRPRIRETALALWKIYFGLTAALYLALRWAGMDPFEALCHAFSTLGTGGFSTRTASIAAFGSPRIEGILILFMLLAAVNFTLHYRLWVERRVRGFLSDIELRFFLGVVALATAAILVALLPGGGLTPSEALRRSLFQVTSIITTTGFVTADFEAWHPFPQQVLLLLMFIGGSTGSTAGGLKASRVLLLLKVIGREFKRLVERRGVFAVRLGSAAYPENAIQGLLNLVYLTFLVYFTGCLLLTAAGVDLLTAVSAVPASMFNIGPGLGAVGPADHYGHLPALAKWVLGLCMIAGRLEFYTVLVLFTPAFWRR, from the coding sequence GTGACCCACATCGCCCCCCTGCTGCACATCCTCGGACGCTTTCTCGTGGCGCTGGCGGCCGTCATGGGCATCCCGCTCGGCTACGCCCTCGCGATCGGCGACCCCCCCCTCCCCTTCGCCGGCGCCGTCGCCGCCACCGCGGGAGCGGGACTGGTCCTGGTCTTCTCCACCCGCCGCCCCAGGGGAGACCTGACGCAGCGGGAAGCGCTGCTGCTGGTCGGCATGGTGTGGGTCGCCACGGGCCTTCTCGGCTCCCTCCCCTTTTACCTCTCCCCCCATTTCCCGTCCTTCACCGACGCCTTCTTCGAATCCACTTCGGGGTTCACCACCACCGGGGCCACCGTGCTGGCCGACGTCGAGGTCCTCTCCCACAGCCTGCAGTTCTGGCGCTGCTTCTCCCACTGGCTGGGGGGGATGGGAATCGTGGTGCTCGGAATCGCCGTCCTGCCGCTGGTGGGGATCGGCGGCATGCCGCTGTACCGCGCCGAATTTTCCGGCGCCAAATCGGAAAAGATCCGCCCCCGCATCCGGGAGACCGCCCTGGCCCTCTGGAAGATCTATTTCGGGCTGACGGCCGCGCTCTATCTCGCCCTGCGCTGGGCGGGGATGGACCCGTTCGAAGCCCTCTGCCACGCCTTCTCGACCCTGGGAACCGGCGGCTTCTCCACCCGGACGGCCAGCATCGCGGCTTTCGGAAGCCCCAGGATCGAGGGGATCCTCATCCTCTTCATGCTCCTGGCGGCCGTCAACTTCACCCTCCACTACCGGCTCTGGGTCGAGCGCCGCGTGAGAGGCTTCCTCTCCGATATCGAGCTCCGTTTCTTTCTCGGCGTGGTGGCCCTGGCGACGGCGGCGATCCTGGTGGCCCTCCTTCCCGGCGGCGGGCTGACCCCGTCTGAGGCCCTGCGCCGTTCCCTCTTCCAGGTCACCTCCATCATCACCACCACCGGCTTCGTCACGGCCGATTTCGAGGCGTGGCACCCGTTCCCCCAGCAGGTCCTGCTCCTGCTCATGTTCATCGGGGGCTCTACCGGATCGACCGCGGGGGGGCTGAAAGCGTCGCGCGTCCTCCTGCTCCTGAAGGTGATCGGGCGCGAATTCAAGCGCCTGGTCGAGCGCCGCGGCGTCTTCGCGGTCCGGCTGGGGTCCGCGGCCTATCCCGAAAACGCGATCCAGGGGCTCCTGAACCTGGTCTACCTGACCTTCCTGGTCTATTTTACCGGCTGCCTGCTGCTGACGGCGGCGGGGGTCGACCTCCTGACCGCCGTGAGCGCCGTGCCGGCCAGCATGTTCAACATCGGCCCGGGGCTGGGGGCCGTGGGCCCGGCCGATCATTACGGCCATCTCCCGGCCCTGGCCAAGTGGGTCCTCGGCCTCTGCATGATCGCCGGGAGGCTCGAGTTCTACACCGTCCTGGTCCTGTTCACCCCCGCCTTCTGGCGGCGTTGA
- a CDS encoding sodium:solute symporter family protein: MSDTLIIWAIVAAYMAFIFVKGISKARRIGDTDDFLVAGRNVGWFMLFCTMGATVIGGGSSIGAIGKTYDWGVLMLLVSTGWYLHFIFSGLVVAPQFRRAELYTVAGYFGHRFGEGPRFVMMVLSLLFSVFIVAAQMAAFGSVLATLMPEFADMSRVLAWAILIGGAMVVIYSTAGGLLAVIHTDVYQFVILLAGFGVTLLFCVPDIAAASLEEVPRWFFLPQGNRGWLFLVTTFLAFLLGETFAPGYATRYCVGRDVRETRRGIAGVGVFLALVFPAVLFCIALYARVHFPDIDPQQALPMVIMQLHNPWVAGLMIGALMMAVMSSADSALNSATTIFVKDLFEHQLGWKDRGDGRMLRLARIWTVLLGCTAIAVAVSWPDIIGLLLFTYHIWAPAVILPVCVGALVRKRSPALTRNIFVTMIAATGLTLLYRAILWVQGRGWWSPLGEDVFGLLENLDPSVFGVAASCVVFFLLSLRVRMRRTGSGGATG; this comes from the coding sequence TTGTCCGACACCCTGATCATCTGGGCCATCGTCGCCGCCTACATGGCCTTCATCTTCGTGAAAGGGATCTCCAAGGCGCGCCGGATAGGGGACACCGACGATTTCCTGGTCGCCGGGCGCAACGTCGGCTGGTTCATGCTCTTCTGCACCATGGGGGCCACCGTCATCGGCGGCGGCTCCTCCATCGGCGCCATCGGCAAGACCTACGACTGGGGCGTGCTGATGCTGCTGGTCTCCACCGGCTGGTACCTGCACTTCATCTTCTCCGGCCTGGTGGTCGCCCCGCAGTTCCGCCGGGCGGAGCTGTACACGGTGGCGGGGTACTTCGGCCACCGCTTCGGCGAGGGCCCCCGCTTCGTGATGATGGTCCTGTCGCTCCTCTTTTCCGTTTTCATAGTGGCGGCGCAGATGGCGGCTTTCGGCAGCGTGCTGGCGACCCTGATGCCCGAGTTCGCCGACATGTCGCGGGTGCTGGCATGGGCGATCCTGATCGGCGGCGCCATGGTCGTCATCTACAGCACCGCCGGGGGCCTGCTGGCGGTAATCCACACCGATGTCTACCAGTTCGTCATCCTGCTGGCGGGATTCGGCGTCACCCTCCTGTTCTGCGTCCCGGACATCGCGGCCGCTTCGCTGGAGGAGGTCCCGCGCTGGTTTTTCCTCCCGCAGGGGAACCGGGGGTGGCTCTTTCTCGTCACCACCTTCCTGGCGTTCCTCCTGGGGGAGACCTTCGCCCCCGGCTACGCCACCCGCTACTGCGTCGGGCGCGACGTGCGCGAGACCAGGAGGGGGATCGCGGGGGTCGGGGTCTTCCTCGCCCTGGTCTTCCCCGCGGTCCTGTTCTGCATCGCCCTCTACGCGCGGGTCCACTTTCCCGACATCGACCCGCAGCAGGCCCTGCCGATGGTGATCATGCAGCTGCACAACCCCTGGGTTGCGGGGCTGATGATCGGGGCCCTGATGATGGCCGTCATGTCCTCGGCCGATTCGGCGCTGAATTCGGCGACGACCATCTTCGTGAAGGACCTTTTCGAGCACCAGCTGGGGTGGAAGGACCGGGGGGACGGCCGCATGCTCCGGCTGGCGCGGATCTGGACGGTGCTGCTGGGCTGCACGGCGATCGCCGTGGCGGTTTCCTGGCCCGACATCATCGGGCTGCTCCTGTTCACCTATCACATCTGGGCGCCGGCCGTCATCCTGCCGGTCTGCGTCGGGGCGCTGGTGCGGAAGCGCTCCCCGGCGCTGACGCGGAACATCTTCGTCACCATGATCGCGGCGACGGGGCTGACGCTCCTCTACCGGGCGATCCTCTGGGTGCAGGGGCGGGGCTGGTGGTCCCCGCTGGGGGAGGACGTTTTCGGCCTCCTCGAAAACCTGGACCCGAGCGTTTTCGGCGTGGCCGCCTCCTGCGTCGTTTTCTTCCTCCTGAGCCTCCGGGTGCGGATGCGGCGCACCGGGAGCGGCGGCGCTACCGGCTAG
- a CDS encoding endo-1,4-beta-xylanase: protein MHRIGLLALGLLGASAVCGASAVCGALAVCGALGARSDPDAGGTLKEAYRDAFLVGCAVNDAIASGRDKAWGDVVLRHFNTLTPENAMKAEAVNPRPGVYNFGPADAFVDFAEKSGMFVVGHTLVWHNQTPDWFFTDGGGKPKTRAALIERMREHIEAVAGRYAGRVDAWDVVNEVIADDGSYRPTRWVEGVGDGDLLVKSAFRFAARYAPGAELYYNDFNAWRPSKRDGIVRLVRMLQQEGIRIDGVGMQGHWGLHYPRTEHVEAAIDAYAALGVKVMITELDVDVLPLTREGQVIGSVMSHAQFQLEEFKAFLDPYAGGLPEGVEKQLADRYETLFRIFHGRRDKIDRVTFWGVHDGMSWKNDYPVPGRTNYPLLYRRDGRPKPALDRLLRLPSSR, encoded by the coding sequence ATGCATAGGATCGGACTGCTGGCCCTCGGGCTTCTCGGCGCCTCCGCCGTGTGCGGCGCCTCCGCCGTGTGCGGCGCCCTCGCCGTGTGCGGCGCCCTCGGCGCCCGTTCGGACCCCGACGCGGGCGGCACCCTGAAGGAGGCCTACCGCGACGCGTTCCTGGTCGGCTGCGCGGTCAATGACGCCATCGCGTCGGGCAGGGACAAGGCGTGGGGCGATGTCGTGCTGCGGCACTTCAACACCCTCACCCCCGAGAACGCGATGAAGGCCGAAGCCGTCAACCCCCGCCCCGGCGTCTACAATTTCGGGCCGGCGGACGCCTTCGTCGATTTCGCCGAAAAAAGCGGCATGTTCGTCGTCGGGCACACCCTGGTGTGGCACAACCAGACGCCCGACTGGTTCTTCACCGACGGCGGGGGGAAGCCGAAGACGCGCGCGGCCCTGATCGAACGGATGCGCGAGCACATCGAGGCGGTGGCGGGACGCTACGCCGGGAGGGTGGACGCCTGGGACGTGGTCAACGAGGTGATCGCCGACGACGGCTCCTACCGGCCGACGCGGTGGGTCGAGGGGGTGGGGGACGGCGACCTGCTGGTGAAGTCGGCCTTCCGGTTCGCCGCCCGTTACGCTCCCGGCGCGGAACTGTACTACAACGACTTCAACGCCTGGCGCCCGTCGAAAAGGGACGGCATCGTGCGGCTGGTGCGGATGCTGCAGCAGGAGGGGATCCGGATCGACGGTGTCGGGATGCAGGGGCACTGGGGGCTGCATTATCCCCGGACCGAACATGTCGAGGCGGCGATCGACGCCTACGCGGCGCTCGGCGTGAAGGTGATGATCACCGAACTGGACGTGGACGTGCTCCCCCTGACGCGCGAGGGGCAGGTCATCGGCAGCGTCATGAGCCACGCGCAGTTCCAGCTCGAGGAATTCAAGGCCTTCCTCGACCCGTACGCCGGCGGCCTGCCCGAAGGGGTCGAGAAGCAGCTGGCGGACCGTTACGAAACGCTCTTCCGGATTTTCCACGGCCGGCGCGACAAGATCGACCGGGTCACCTTCTGGGGGGTACACGACGGCATGTCGTGGAAGAACGACTATCCGGTCCCGGGGAGAACCAACTATCCCCTGCTCTACCGGAGGGACGGACGGCCCAAACCGGCGCTCGACCGCCTGCTGCGCCTCCCCTCTAGCCGGTAG
- a CDS encoding sigma-54-dependent Fis family transcriptional regulator, producing the protein MRPKASILIAEDEAQAREALRALLEDEGYRVLCASDGTEASLHLAQSAVEAALLDIRMPGRDGLELLRELKLHPAPPAVLIMTAYGTSAAAIEAMALGAFDYLTKPLNFDELLIQLERAIDNRRKTSELEAYRSEEDAGPGHEIVGRSPAMQKLYKLIGQVSATDSTVLIRGESGTGKEMVARAIHRHSLRGSRRLVKVNCASIPETLLEAEMFGHERGAFTGAAQRRIGKFEYAAGGTLFLDEIGELTPSTQVKLLRVLQEFSIERLGSNITIPLDVRLLAATNCDLELAVREGRFREDLYYRLNVVTIAVPPLRQRREDIPELAAYLLRRAAARLKMQPPTLSEDAAGYLAGQEWPGNVRELEHCLERALILGRSGVLRREHVALDAPPAADDAINGFPLEEGLHAAVARLERGMIERALAASGGNRTRAAEILRIHRRLLYDKLREYGLD; encoded by the coding sequence ATGCGGCCTAAAGCGTCCATTCTCATCGCCGAGGACGAGGCGCAGGCGCGCGAGGCGCTCCGCGCCCTGCTCGAGGACGAGGGCTACCGCGTGCTGTGCGCCTCCGACGGCACCGAAGCCTCCCTCCACCTCGCCCAGTCCGCGGTCGAGGCGGCGCTTCTGGACATCCGGATGCCGGGGAGGGACGGGCTCGAGCTGCTGCGCGAGCTGAAGCTCCATCCGGCCCCCCCCGCGGTCCTGATCATGACGGCCTACGGAACCAGCGCGGCCGCCATCGAGGCGATGGCCCTCGGGGCGTTCGATTACCTGACCAAGCCGCTGAATTTCGACGAACTGCTGATCCAGCTCGAGCGCGCCATCGACAACCGCAGGAAAACCAGCGAGCTCGAGGCCTACCGCAGCGAAGAGGACGCCGGGCCGGGGCACGAGATCGTCGGCCGGAGCCCGGCCATGCAGAAGCTGTACAAGCTGATCGGCCAGGTGTCCGCCACCGACTCCACGGTGCTCATCCGGGGGGAGTCGGGGACGGGAAAGGAGATGGTCGCCCGCGCCATCCACCGCCACAGCCTGCGCGGTTCGCGCCGGCTGGTCAAGGTCAACTGCGCCTCCATCCCGGAAACGCTGCTCGAGGCGGAAATGTTCGGCCACGAGCGCGGGGCCTTCACCGGCGCCGCCCAGCGCCGGATCGGCAAATTCGAGTACGCGGCCGGCGGCACTCTCTTCCTCGACGAGATCGGGGAACTGACCCCCTCCACCCAGGTCAAGCTGCTGCGGGTGCTGCAGGAGTTTTCCATCGAGCGCCTGGGGTCCAACATCACCATTCCCCTCGACGTGCGTTTGCTGGCCGCCACCAACTGCGACCTGGAGCTGGCCGTACGCGAGGGGCGCTTCCGCGAGGACCTCTATTACCGCCTCAACGTCGTCACCATCGCCGTCCCCCCCCTCCGCCAGCGGCGCGAGGACATCCCTGAACTCGCGGCCTACCTGCTCCGGCGCGCCGCGGCGCGCCTGAAGATGCAGCCCCCCACTCTTTCGGAGGACGCGGCCGGGTATCTCGCCGGGCAGGAGTGGCCCGGAAACGTGCGCGAACTGGAGCACTGCCTGGAGCGGGCCCTGATTCTGGGCCGGTCGGGAGTGCTCCGGCGCGAACACGTGGCGCTCGATGCGCCGCCGGCGGCCGACGACGCGATCAACGGCTTCCCGCTCGAGGAAGGGCTGCACGCGGCCGTCGCCCGACTCGAGCGCGGGATGATCGAACGGGCCCTCGCCGCCTCGGGCGGAAACCGCACGCGGGCGGCCGAGATCCTCAGGATCCACCGCCGCCTCCTGTACGACAAGCTGCGCGAATACGGGCTGGACTGA
- a CDS encoding SDR family NAD(P)-dependent oxidoreductase, producing MDIIRGVGHMGGMLKGRVAAVTGAGNGLGRAHALAFAAQGARVVVNDLGTSHDGYGESPGPADRTVGEIRAAGGTAVANHGSVATEEGAGSVVEQAIREFGRIDILVNNAGVIRHQNVDEIQTGDWDLMVRTHLYGMMFATRAAAAHMKARGYGRILCTSSHIGFGFAGQAAYSTVKEGIVGFARTVARELAPYGITCNVLRPIAAWRGTAPEIRNPLFESNRPEDVAALATYLVSEGADSINGCIFEVLRGHVGIFVDPPPVARTIRREGGWTAEELAAAVPAELTPGRTREDFPFTLPDVFRPLMEK from the coding sequence TTGGACATCATCCGGGGGGTGGGGCATATGGGCGGGATGCTGAAAGGAAGGGTAGCGGCGGTTACGGGCGCCGGCAACGGCCTGGGGCGGGCGCACGCGCTCGCGTTCGCGGCCCAGGGGGCACGCGTGGTGGTCAACGACCTGGGCACGTCGCACGACGGGTACGGAGAGTCGCCGGGCCCGGCGGACCGGACGGTGGGGGAGATCCGGGCCGCCGGGGGGACGGCGGTGGCGAATCACGGGAGCGTCGCGACCGAGGAGGGGGCGGGTTCGGTCGTGGAACAGGCGATCCGGGAGTTCGGCCGGATAGACATCCTCGTCAACAACGCGGGGGTCATCCGCCACCAGAACGTGGACGAGATCCAGACCGGTGATTGGGACCTGATGGTGCGGACCCACCTGTACGGGATGATGTTCGCGACGCGCGCGGCCGCGGCGCACATGAAGGCGCGGGGTTACGGGCGCATCCTCTGCACCTCCTCCCATATCGGGTTCGGGTTTGCCGGGCAGGCGGCCTACTCCACGGTGAAGGAGGGGATCGTGGGGTTCGCGCGCACGGTGGCGCGGGAACTGGCGCCGTACGGGATCACCTGCAACGTCCTGCGCCCGATCGCCGCCTGGCGCGGCACGGCGCCGGAGATCCGCAACCCCTTGTTCGAATCGAACCGGCCCGAGGACGTGGCCGCGCTGGCGACGTACCTCGTCAGCGAGGGGGCGGATTCGATCAACGGCTGCATCTTCGAGGTCCTGCGGGGACACGTGGGGATCTTCGTCGACCCCCCGCCGGTGGCCCGGACGATCCGGAGGGAGGGGGGGTGGACGGCCGAGGAACTCGCCGCGGCCGTCCCCGCGGAACTGACCCCGGGGCGGACGCGCGAGGATTTCCCCTTCACGCTGCCCGACGTGTTCCGCCCGCTCATGGAGAAGTAG
- a CDS encoding glycosyl hydrolase 43 family protein, translated as MKAKLAVCALSLFLLPAAPGRDGRILPWGDQGDGTYRNPILKADYSDPDIIRHGDDFYLIASDFHFVGMQVLHSRDLVNWTVVGQVFDRLDMDPKYDAMKGYAQGTWAPAVGRHDGTFYIFVCTPRDGLFMWHAPDMRGPWSKTVTVRAVEGWEDPCPFWDEDGTAYLVRSQVGAGPLILHRMSPDGTRLLDEGREIYRGPVAEGPKLFRRGGYYYISLPEGGVERGGQTVLRSKDIYGPYERREVLPPGSPHQGGMVTLENGEGWFVGFKSSGHLGRICHLLPVHWTEEGWPVFGDGGKTVDRHPKPDVGRIYPVRRPETGDEFEARTLSPIWQWNHNPDPARWSLSARPGWLRLTALPAPSLAEAPNTLTQKLWDDAGVVDVEMDAARMSEGQRAGFAFMSGSDFGWIGVQQRDGARRIAWEGGAGPVLRGDRVWLRGLYEGDRGRLLYSLDGRTFAETGAAFQLRFRHWKGARISVFSYGPGGGAADFDYIRYRPGPSLDALGGR; from the coding sequence ATGAAAGCAAAACTGGCAGTCTGCGCCCTTTCCCTTTTCCTGCTCCCCGCCGCCCCCGGCCGGGACGGCAGGATCCTGCCCTGGGGAGACCAGGGGGACGGGACCTACCGCAACCCCATCCTGAAGGCGGATTATTCCGATCCCGACATCATCCGCCATGGCGACGACTTCTACCTCATCGCCTCCGATTTCCACTTCGTCGGCATGCAGGTGCTCCATTCGCGCGACCTCGTCAACTGGACCGTCGTCGGCCAGGTGTTCGACCGCCTGGATATGGATCCGAAATATGACGCCATGAAGGGCTACGCCCAGGGGACCTGGGCCCCCGCCGTCGGCCGTCACGACGGGACCTTCTACATTTTTGTCTGCACCCCCAGGGACGGACTGTTCATGTGGCATGCCCCGGACATGAGGGGGCCCTGGTCGAAAACGGTCACGGTCCGCGCCGTGGAGGGGTGGGAAGACCCCTGCCCCTTCTGGGACGAGGACGGGACGGCCTATCTCGTCCGCAGCCAGGTGGGCGCGGGTCCCCTCATCCTCCACCGGATGAGCCCGGACGGGACCCGCCTCCTCGACGAGGGGCGAGAGATCTACCGCGGCCCGGTGGCCGAGGGGCCCAAACTGTTCCGGCGCGGCGGGTACTATTACATTTCCCTCCCCGAGGGGGGGGTCGAGCGCGGCGGACAGACGGTCCTGCGCTCGAAAGACATCTACGGCCCCTACGAACGGCGCGAAGTCCTCCCGCCCGGGAGCCCCCACCAGGGGGGGATGGTGACGCTCGAAAACGGGGAGGGCTGGTTCGTGGGCTTCAAGTCCTCCGGGCACCTCGGCCGCATCTGCCACCTCCTCCCGGTGCATTGGACGGAGGAGGGATGGCCCGTCTTCGGCGACGGGGGAAAAACGGTCGACCGCCATCCCAAGCCCGATGTCGGCCGGATCTACCCGGTCCGGCGCCCGGAGACGGGGGATGAATTCGAAGCCCGGACCCTCTCCCCCATCTGGCAGTGGAACCACAACCCGGACCCGGCGCGCTGGTCGCTTTCCGCGCGCCCCGGCTGGCTGCGGCTGACCGCGCTACCCGCACCATCCCTGGCCGAGGCGCCGAACACCCTGACGCAGAAGCTCTGGGACGACGCCGGGGTGGTGGACGTCGAGATGGACGCCGCCCGCATGAGCGAGGGGCAGCGCGCCGGTTTCGCCTTCATGAGCGGCAGCGACTTCGGCTGGATCGGGGTCCAGCAGCGCGACGGGGCCCGCCGCATCGCCTGGGAAGGGGGCGCCGGCCCCGTGCTCCGGGGCGACCGGGTCTGGCTGCGGGGGCTCTACGAGGGGGACCGGGGGCGGCTCCTGTACAGCCTCGACGGGCGGACGTTCGCCGAAACCGGCGCGGCTTTCCAGCTCCGTTTCCGCCACTGGAAGGGGGCGCGCATCTCCGTGTTCAGCTACGGTCCCGGGGGCGGGGCCGCCGACTTCGACTACATCCGCTACCGCCCGGGCCCGTCGCTGGACGCCCTCGGCGGGCGCTGA
- a CDS encoding alanine/ornithine racemase family PLP-dependent enzyme, translating into MNRVLIDLEALGRNLKIIGGWMREHGASWTVVTKVLCGHADTLRALQAMGVRSMGDSRLENLRAIERIVPDFESWYLRVPDLTAVADVVRLTDVSLNSEIRIIEALNEEARRLGQVHGVVIMIELGDLREGILPGSLIDFYKYVFELSHIEVKGIGANLGCLAGAVPTVDQFMQLALYRELLELKFEHPLPLISAGSSAVLPLLISGQLPRAINHFRIGEAIFLGNDLLSGGLLPGLRGDAVVLEAEIAEIKEKSLVPLAETTSITPFISEVSDDRTPGQRGYRALVSVGNLDTEISGLSPIKERYSIAGASSDITVVNIGEDADGLKVGDTIRFRPNYAAFLRLMSGRYIQREVVPAISEFQKNYALDPFTVDPVLEPSEDPGRQ; encoded by the coding sequence ATGAACAGGGTCCTCATCGATCTCGAGGCGCTGGGGCGGAACCTGAAAATCATCGGCGGCTGGATGCGCGAGCACGGAGCCTCCTGGACGGTGGTGACCAAGGTGCTGTGCGGGCACGCCGACACCCTCCGGGCCCTGCAGGCCATGGGGGTCCGCTCGATGGGGGACTCGCGGCTCGAAAACCTGCGCGCGATCGAGCGGATCGTGCCCGATTTCGAATCGTGGTACCTGCGGGTGCCGGACCTGACCGCGGTGGCGGACGTGGTGCGGCTCACCGACGTCAGCCTCAACAGCGAAATCCGCATCATCGAGGCGCTCAACGAGGAGGCGCGCCGGCTCGGCCAGGTGCACGGGGTCGTGATCATGATCGAACTGGGGGACCTCCGGGAGGGGATCCTGCCGGGGTCGCTGATCGATTTCTACAAGTACGTGTTCGAGCTGTCCCATATCGAGGTGAAGGGGATCGGGGCCAACCTCGGCTGCCTGGCGGGCGCCGTTCCCACGGTGGACCAGTTCATGCAGCTGGCGCTCTACCGGGAACTCCTGGAGCTGAAATTCGAGCACCCGCTCCCGCTGATATCGGCGGGGTCCTCGGCCGTGCTCCCCCTCCTCATCAGCGGCCAGCTCCCCAGGGCCATCAATCACTTCCGCATCGGGGAGGCGATCTTCCTGGGCAACGACCTGCTGAGCGGGGGACTGCTCCCCGGCCTGCGGGGGGACGCCGTCGTCCTGGAAGCCGAGATCGCCGAAATCAAGGAGAAGAGCCTGGTTCCCCTGGCCGAGACCACCTCGATCACGCCCTTCATTTCAGAGGTGAGCGACGACAGGACGCCGGGGCAGAGGGGGTACCGGGCGCTCGTCAGCGTGGGGAACCTCGACACGGAGATATCGGGGCTGAGCCCCATCAAGGAACGCTATTCCATCGCGGGGGCCTCGAGCGACATCACCGTGGTCAATATCGGCGAGGACGCCGACGGCCTGAAGGTGGGCGACACGATCCGCTTCCGCCCCAACTACGCGGCGTTTCTGCGCCTGATGAGCGGCCGCTACATCCAGCGGGAGGTCGTGCCCGCGATCTCCGAATTCCAGAAGAACTACGCCCTGGACCCCTTCACCGTCGACCCCGTCCTGGAGCCGTCCGAAGACCCCGGACGGCAATAG
- the trkA gene encoding Trk system potassium transporter TrkA produces MRILIAGGGQTSALVASRLIHEGNEVVIVEQEGDRCRELEGMLDARIIQGNAASIATLRKAGIAQADMLIALTSVDQVNLLFCLIASVESQAKVRVARLRTHEVEHWRTLCRQANIPIDLIIHPETDITDRILRVIHIPGVSDILDFAEGRVKLFGMTIDEAHWLAHRRIDEIDEGRSIRKGLIAMIFRDQQAIIPHGGEVLIPGDHIYFMSRTEDLDSAFGFMGLATRQKLDRVFILGGKQLGIELAQRLEESGIDVKLFERDGARCELISRILKKTIVIHADGTEESTLAEENIQDVGAFLALTGDDEDNIMASLMARTLGARKVVTLINRLNYLPMVQRLGITTTVSPRLAAVDRILRFVRKGRVISVTSFREQEAESIELIAASRSRVVGKRLQDVHLPHECIIGAIVRPGGEVIVPRGEDAVEAGDRIICFALETSVPLLESAFLSESGS; encoded by the coding sequence ATGAGGATCCTGATCGCCGGCGGGGGGCAGACCTCCGCGCTTGTCGCCAGCCGCCTCATCCACGAGGGGAACGAGGTCGTCATCGTGGAACAGGAGGGGGACCGCTGCCGGGAACTGGAGGGGATGCTGGACGCCAGGATCATCCAGGGGAACGCGGCCAGCATCGCCACGCTCCGCAAGGCGGGGATCGCCCAGGCCGACATGCTCATCGCCCTGACCAGCGTCGACCAGGTCAACCTGCTCTTCTGCCTGATCGCTTCCGTGGAATCGCAGGCCAAGGTCCGGGTCGCCCGCCTGCGGACGCACGAAGTGGAGCACTGGCGCACCCTCTGCCGCCAGGCCAACATCCCGATCGACCTGATCATCCACCCGGAAACGGACATCACCGACCGGATCCTGCGCGTCATCCACATCCCCGGCGTCAGCGACATCCTCGATTTCGCCGAAGGGCGGGTGAAACTGTTCGGGATGACGATCGACGAGGCCCATTGGCTCGCCCACCGGCGCATCGACGAGATCGACGAGGGACGATCCATCCGCAAGGGGCTGATCGCCATGATCTTCCGCGACCAGCAGGCCATCATCCCGCACGGCGGGGAGGTCCTGATCCCGGGCGACCACATCTACTTCATGTCCCGGACGGAGGACCTGGATTCCGCCTTCGGATTCATGGGCCTCGCCACCCGGCAGAAGCTCGACCGCGTGTTCATCCTCGGCGGCAAGCAGCTGGGGATCGAACTGGCCCAGCGCCTGGAAGAGAGCGGGATCGACGTCAAGCTGTTCGAGCGGGACGGGGCGCGCTGCGAGCTGATCTCGCGCATCCTGAAAAAGACCATCGTCATCCATGCCGACGGCACCGAGGAATCCACCCTCGCGGAGGAAAACATCCAGGACGTCGGGGCTTTCCTGGCGCTCACCGGTGACGACGAGGACAACATCATGGCGTCCCTGATGGCGCGCACGCTGGGCGCGCGCAAGGTCGTCACCCTGATCAACCGCCTGAACTACCTGCCGATGGTGCAGCGCCTCGGGATCACGACCACCGTGAGCCCGCGCCTGGCGGCCGTGGACCGGATCCTGCGCTTCGTCCGCAAGGGGCGCGTCATCTCCGTCACCTCCTTTCGCGAGCAGGAGGCCGAATCGATCGAACTGATCGCCGCCTCCCGCTCCCGGGTCGTGGGCAAGAGGCTCCAGGACGTGCACCTGCCGCATGAATGCATCATCGGCGCCATCGTCCGTCCCGGCGGGGAGGTGATCGTGCCCCGCGGCGAGGATGCCGTCGAGGCGGGGGACCGGATCATCTGCTTCGCCCTGGAGACTTCCGTCCCCCTGCTCGAATCCGCCTTTCTTTCCGAATCCGGGAGCTGA